The Miscanthus floridulus cultivar M001 chromosome 17, ASM1932011v1, whole genome shotgun sequence genome has a window encoding:
- the LOC136517576 gene encoding peroxidase 1-like, whose amino-acid sequence MASRAALLTLLLSAFAAASAVAQLDEKFYSQSCPSVEDVVRKEMVRALSAAPSLAGPLLRMHFHDCFVRGCDGSVLLDSTANNTAEKDAKPNLTLRGFSFIERVKAAVEKACPDTVSCADLLALMARDAVWLSKGPFWAVPLGRRDGRVSISNETKQLPPPMGNFTKLTQLFAAKNLDTKDLVVLSAGHTIGTSHCFSFSDRLYNFTGLDNARDIDPTLDLAYMARLRGKCPSLDDNTTLVEMDPGSFKTFDLGYFANVAKRRGLFHSDGALLTDPFTRAYVLRHATGNYKEEFFADFAASMLKMGAVDVLTGSQGEIRKKCNVVN is encoded by the exons ATGGCGTCCAGGGCGGCTCTCCTGACGCTGCTGCTCTCGGCGTTcgcggcggcgtcggcggtggCGCAGCTGGACGAGAAGTTCTACAGCCAGTCGTGCCCCAGCGTGGAGGATGTCGTCCGGAAGGAGATGGTGCGCGCGCTCTCCGCCGCGCCCAGCCTCGCCGGGCCGCTCCTCAGGATGcacttccacgactgcttcgtcagG GGGTGCGACGGCTCGGTCCTCCTTGACTCCACGGCGAACAACACCGCGGAGAAGGACGCGAAGCCGAACCTGACGCTGCGCGGCTTCAGCTTCATCGAGAGGGTCAAGGCCGCGGTGGAGAAGGCGTGCCCTGACACCGTCTCCTGCGCCGACTTGCTGGCCCTCATGGCCAGGGACGCAGTGTGGCTG AGCAAGGGCCCGTTCTGGGCGGTCCCTCTGGGGCGGCGGGACGGCAGGGTGTCCATCTCCAACGAGACCAAACAGCTGCCGCCGCCCATGGGCAACTTCACGAAGCTGACCCAGCTGTTCGCCGCCAAGAACCTGGACACCAAGGACCTGGTGGTGCTCTCAGCCGGCCACACCATCGGCACGTCGCACTGCTTCTCCTTCTCGGACCGGCTCTACAACTTCACGGGGCTGGACAACGCCCGCGACATCGACCCGACGCTGGACCTGGCGTACATGGCGCGCCTCCGCGGAAAGTGCCCGAGCCTGGACGACAACACCACGCTGGTGGAGATGGACCCCGGGAGCTTCAAGACCTTCGACCTGGGCTACTTCGCCAACGTGGCCAAGCGCAGGGGCCTCTTCCACTCCGACGGCGCGCTGCTCACCGACCCCTTCACCCGCGCCTACGTGCTCCGCCACGCCACGGGGAACTACAAGGAGGAGTTCTTCGCCGACTTCGCCGcgtccatgctcaagatgggcGCCGTCGACGTGCTCACCGGCAGCCAGGGCGAGATCAGGAAGAAGTGCAACGTCGTCAACTAA
- the LOC136517839 gene encoding uncharacterized protein gives MALNSLLNLPPSKIALKPPLPPLPTRPSVFLAPRHFPPCRSPLRIKTPPPRQHVQSSTSPPSGTANNAPSPPSSKQEAVAQARSCLAAALQKPLNNSIPLKKLKRQRRPRFRAEIPVVDESPGSLARLAFDVFSGGAGASRKGAPARLLLVWPSAEALSVALSEFENQGDDSATAHARLGSVAPGALSTCDAAVFLATGPAQVEQVRAAAAALEPKPVVLFNPAWSFDEEEEEEKFGAGGRGFVGSFDVVYSFTGLEVRGLLSKKRGVLLRCVGAGRFGGESWVLMVENDDGAPEGQEFKVVSRLEKRPTIGEVEAMLYNLMAANSPVTKSARFLREMVSNVTGGKSKAQ, from the coding sequence ATGGCCTTGAACAGCCTCCTCAATCTTCCTCCTTCCAAGATCGCGCTCAAACCCCCGCTCCCGCCACTCCCGACGCGCCCGTCGGTCTTCTTGGCACCGCGCCACTTCCCGCCCTGCCGCTCTCCCCTCCGCATCAAGACACCGCCGCCGCGGCAACACGTCCAATCATCCACGTCCCCGCCTTCGGGCACTGCCAACAACGCCCCCTCGCCGCCGTCGTCGAAGCAGGAGGCCGTCGCCCAGGCACGGTCCTGCCTCGCCGCGGCGCTGCAGAAGCCGCTCAACAATTCGATCCCGCTCAAGAAGCTCAAGAGGCAGCGGCGGCCGCGGTTCCGCGCCGAGATCCCCGTGGTCGACGAGTCGCCGGGCTCCCTCGCGCGCCTCGCGTTCGACGTGTTCTCGGGCGGCGCCGGGGCGTCGAGGAAGGGCGCGCCGGCGAGGCTGCTGCTCGTCTGGCCCTCGGCCGAGGCGCTGTCCGTGGCCCTGAGCGAGTTCGAGAACCAGGGGGACGACTCGGCGACGGCGCACGCGCGGCTGGGCTCGGTGGCGCCGGGCGCGCTGAGTACCTGCGACGCTGCGGTGTTCCTGGCGACGGGGCCGGCGCAGGTGGAGCAGGTGAGGGCCGCCGCAGCAGCGCTGGAACCGAAGCCGGTGGTGCTGTTCAACCCGGCGTGGAGCTTcgacgaggaggaagaagaggagaaatTCGGCGCCGGCGGGAGGGGCTTCGTGGGCTCCTTCGACGTGGTCTACTCCTTCACGGGGCTGGAGGTGCGGGGCCTGCTGAGCAAGAAGAGGGGCGTGCTGCTCCGGTGCGTCGGGGCCGGGCGGTTCGGCGGCGAGAGCTGGGTGCTCATGGTGGAGAACGACGACGGCGCGCCGGAGGGGCAGGAGTTCAAGGTCGTGTCGCGGCTTGAGAAGCGGCCGACGATCGGCGAGGTGGAGGCTATGCTGTACAACCTCATGGCCGCCAACTCGCCGGTGACCAAGTCGGCCAGGTTCCTCAGGGAGATGGTTTCCAATGTGACTGGAGGAAAGTCGAAGGCGCAGTGA